From Ruminococcaceae bacterium KH2T8, the proteins below share one genomic window:
- a CDS encoding glucose-1-phosphate cytidylyltransferase, whose product MKVVILAGGFGTRISEESVLKPKPMVEICGKPILWHIMKYYSSFGFNDFVICCGYKQYVIKEWFADYYLHTSDVTFDFTAENKMIVHSTHTEPWKVTLVDTGLNTMTGGRIKRIKKYTDGEPFMLTYGDGVCNVDINKLLKFHKEHGKIATITSVNVGQQFGCLDLTPDGSVTKFREKSDSDGAMINAGYMVMNPEIFDYIEDDTTVFEKKPLERLASEGQLKAFVHDGFWKCMDTKRDKEKLESLIESGEAPWIVWEE is encoded by the coding sequence ATGAAAGTCGTGATCCTTGCGGGCGGATTCGGTACACGCATAAGTGAAGAGAGCGTTCTGAAGCCCAAGCCCATGGTCGAGATATGCGGGAAGCCTATCCTCTGGCATATCATGAAATACTATTCTTCTTTCGGATTCAATGATTTTGTTATCTGCTGCGGCTACAAGCAGTACGTGATCAAGGAATGGTTCGCGGATTATTATCTTCATACATCCGACGTGACATTCGATTTCACGGCTGAGAATAAGATGATAGTACACTCCACACATACGGAGCCCTGGAAAGTAACTCTTGTCGATACGGGTCTTAATACCATGACCGGCGGTCGTATCAAGAGGATCAAGAAATATACGGACGGCGAGCCCTTTATGCTCACATACGGCGACGGCGTCTGCAACGTTGATATCAACAAACTTCTGAAGTTCCATAAAGAGCACGGAAAGATCGCCACGATCACTTCCGTAAATGTCGGTCAGCAGTTCGGCTGCCTCGATCTTACTCCTGACGGAAGCGTTACGAAGTTTCGTGAGAAGAGCGATTCCGACGGCGCCATGATCAATGCGGGCTACATGGTGATGAACCCCGAGATCTTCGACTATATCGAGGACGATACTACAGTGTTCGAGAAGAAGCCTCTCGAAAGACTCGCTTCCGAAGGACAGCTGAAGGCTTTCGTGCATGACGGATTCTGGAAGTGCATGGACACAAAGAGGGATAAGGAAAAGCTCGAGTCCCTTATCGAATCCGGCGAAGCGCCCTGGATCGTCTGGGAGGAATGA